In Helianthus annuus cultivar XRQ/B chromosome 3, HanXRQr2.0-SUNRISE, whole genome shotgun sequence, a single window of DNA contains:
- the LOC110931416 gene encoding uncharacterized protein LOC110931416 has product MPSHIKTYDGTEDPKDHLQIFTGAARIEKWSNAECCLMFMQTLVGSARIWFNDLHARSVRSFDDLSKGFLANFSQQRRYIKDATMIFQIKQRDDESLREFIERYKKEGLTYVGADEKMRVAGFMNAITSKYLTRDFNKSLPKTLEEALERSEAHIRGEEAVDIKEQRRQRGSEQRRPEGRNPPSREKAMKFTPLTKTPKEILATEEVKQSFRPPRPLPKSKRIENSTQFCEFHEEKGHHTNDCFQLKKGLRRPLSPGSFPTW; this is encoded by the exons ATGCCGTCTCATATCAAGacatatgatgggactgaagatccgaAGGATCACCTCCAGATCTTTACTGGTGCTGCTAGGATCGAGAAATGGTCTAATGCTgaatgttgtctcatgttcatgcaaaccctcgTCGGGTCAGCCAGAATCTGGTTTAATGACTTGCATGCCAGAAGCGTTCGAAGCTTCGATGACCTTAGCAAAGGGTTCCTGGCTAACTTTTCCCAGCAAAGGCGATACATTAAAGATGCCACGATGATTTTCCAGATAAAACAAAGAGATGATGAAAGCCTTCGAGAGTTCATAGAAAGGTATAAAAAGGAGGGTCTAACGTATGTGGGGGCGGATGAAAAGATGAGAGTAGCCGGTTTCATGAATGCCATCACCTCCAAATATCTTACAAGGGATTTCAACAAGTCCCTGCCAAAGACCTTGGAAGAAGCTCTCGAAAGGTCTGAAGCCCACATCAGAGGAGAGGAGGCTGTAGACATAAAGGAGCAAAG ACGTCAGAGGGGCTCAGAGCAACGAAggcctgaaggccggaaccctccaagcAGGGAGAAGGCCATGAAGTTTACACCCCTTACGAAAACCCCCAAAGAGATTCTTGCTACAGAGGAAGTGAAACAAAGCTTCCGACCTCCTAGACCTCTCCCTAAAAGCAAAAGAATTGAAAATTCCACTCAGTTTTGTGAATTTCATGAAGAGAAGGGTCACCATACTAACGATTGCTTTCAACTCAAAAAAGGATTGAGGAGGCCGTTAAGTCCGGGGAGCTTTCCCACTTGGTGA